The Chryseolinea soli genome contains a region encoding:
- the nudK gene encoding GDP-mannose pyrophosphatase NudK: MIAKILEKQTLSANWYKLYKYTYSFTDKHGNELIQSREAYDRGNGATILLYNKAQHTVVLTRQFRLPTFVNGNDDGMLIEACAGLLDLDNPEDCIRRETEEETGYRVAHVRKIFDVYMSPGSVTEILYFFVGEYTADQKVAEGGGVDEDENIEVLELDFDKAYNMIATGEIKDAKTIMLLQYAKLNNLV; this comes from the coding sequence ATGATCGCCAAAATCCTCGAAAAACAAACGCTCTCCGCCAACTGGTACAAGCTCTACAAATACACCTATTCTTTTACCGATAAACACGGCAACGAGCTCATCCAAAGCCGCGAGGCCTACGATCGTGGAAACGGCGCCACCATCCTACTCTATAACAAAGCACAACACACCGTGGTGCTGACACGCCAATTCCGTCTGCCCACCTTTGTCAACGGCAACGACGACGGCATGCTCATCGAAGCCTGCGCCGGTTTGTTGGACCTCGACAATCCCGAAGACTGCATCCGCCGCGAAACCGAAGAAGAAACCGGCTATCGCGTAGCCCACGTCCGCAAGATCTTCGACGTCTACATGTCGCCCGGCTCCGTGACAGAGATCCTCTACTTTTTTGTGGGAGAATACACGGCCGATCAAAAAGTAGCCGAAGGCGGCGGCGTAGATGAAGACGAAAACATCGAAGTACTCGAACTGGATTTCGACAAAGCCTACAACATGATCGCCACCGGCGAAATCAAAGACGCCAAAACCATCATGCTCCTCCAATACGCCAAACTGAACAACCTCGTTTAG
- a CDS encoding DUF962 domain-containing protein has protein sequence MRKIDLLFNEYGESHQDATNKAIHWICVPLIFFSVVGLIASIPSQAVQSVLGQGNPYANWAGVSLVLVLLYYVTLSIPLTIGMALFGLLCLFMIRLIVSVDIAPLWMVSLVTFFVAWVGQFYGHKVEGKKPSFLKDIQFLLIGPAWLMHFIYKRLGIPY, from the coding sequence ATGCGCAAGATCGACCTGCTTTTCAACGAATACGGCGAAAGCCACCAGGATGCCACCAACAAGGCCATTCACTGGATCTGCGTACCCCTGATCTTTTTTAGCGTGGTGGGGCTCATTGCCTCCATCCCTTCCCAGGCCGTGCAGTCGGTGCTGGGACAGGGCAACCCGTATGCGAATTGGGCTGGGGTGAGCCTGGTGCTGGTGCTTCTGTATTATGTGACGCTTTCCATACCTTTGACCATTGGCATGGCCCTGTTTGGGTTGCTGTGCCTGTTCATGATCCGGTTAATTGTGAGCGTCGACATTGCGCCGCTGTGGATGGTGAGCCTGGTCACCTTCTTTGTGGCCTGGGTAGGTCAGTTCTACGGGCACAAGGTGGAAGGCAAAAAGCCCTCCTTTTTGAAAGACATACAATTCCTGCTCATCGGACCGGCGTGGCTCATGCATTTTATTTATAAACGCCTAGGAATACCGTACTAA
- a CDS encoding globin family protein, with protein sequence MTERQILLVKNSWSYVVINSQEAGELFYNRLFEVAPAVRSMFKHDQKEQARKLMNMVTLIVTKLQKLDDIMNEIKQLAQRHGKYGAQPQHYKVVGECLLWTLEQGLGDKWNDELQEAWTTVYITLSAAMIKGQLAAA encoded by the coding sequence ATGACCGAAAGACAAATCCTTCTCGTGAAGAACTCGTGGAGCTATGTGGTGATCAACTCCCAGGAAGCCGGCGAGCTCTTCTACAACCGCCTCTTTGAAGTGGCACCTGCCGTGAGGTCCATGTTTAAACACGATCAAAAAGAGCAAGCCCGCAAGCTCATGAACATGGTGACCCTCATTGTGACCAAGCTTCAAAAGCTGGACGACATCATGAATGAAATAAAGCAGCTGGCCCAGCGTCACGGAAAATATGGCGCCCAACCCCAGCACTACAAGGTAGTGGGCGAATGCCTGTTGTGGACGCTCGAGCAGGGCCTCGGCGATAAATGGAACGATGAATTGCAAGAAGCCTGGACAACCGTCTACATCACCTTGTCGGCGGCCATGATCAAAGGACAGTTGGCCGCGGCCTGA
- a CDS encoding saccharopine dehydrogenase family protein → MKKVIVLGAGLVGKAMAIDLSKTFDVTSADINEEALGFVAQHGIKTQKVDFTNLSQLAAALQPFDLVVGAVPGFMGLQTVRTVIEAGKNIADISFFPEDPFQLDELAKKKNVTVITDCGVAPGMGNIILGYHYHRMKITDYECLVGGLPVVREWPYEYKAVFSPIDVIEEYIRPARYVQQGAVIVKEALSDPELIHFDGVGTLESWNSDGLRSLIKTMPGIPNMIEKTLRYPGCIEYLRVLRESGFFSYEAVDIKGVKVRPIDVTAKLLFPKWKLKPGEEEFTVMRIRIVGEENGKPKTYQYNLLDRTDKATNTLSMARTTGYTCTAALNLIANGTFDRKGICPPEYVGEKEENFQFVVNYLKDRGVHYGIQQQ, encoded by the coding sequence ATGAAAAAAGTAATTGTACTCGGTGCCGGCCTCGTTGGAAAGGCCATGGCCATTGACCTTTCTAAAACCTTTGACGTTACCTCGGCCGACATCAACGAAGAGGCCCTCGGCTTTGTCGCGCAACACGGCATTAAAACCCAAAAAGTGGATTTCACCAACCTAAGCCAACTGGCCGCCGCGTTGCAGCCGTTCGATCTGGTGGTGGGTGCCGTTCCCGGATTCATGGGGCTGCAAACGGTGCGCACGGTGATTGAAGCCGGCAAAAACATCGCCGACATTTCTTTCTTTCCGGAAGATCCCTTTCAACTGGATGAACTGGCAAAAAAGAAAAACGTGACCGTCATCACAGACTGTGGCGTGGCGCCCGGCATGGGAAACATCATCCTGGGTTATCACTATCACCGGATGAAGATCACCGACTACGAATGCCTGGTGGGAGGTCTACCGGTCGTGCGGGAATGGCCGTATGAATACAAGGCTGTTTTTTCGCCCATCGATGTCATTGAAGAATATATCCGGCCGGCCCGCTATGTGCAGCAAGGCGCCGTGATCGTGAAGGAAGCTTTGTCGGATCCTGAACTCATCCATTTTGACGGCGTGGGTACGCTGGAGTCATGGAACTCGGATGGACTGCGGTCGCTGATCAAGACCATGCCGGGTATTCCCAACATGATCGAGAAAACGCTGCGCTATCCCGGTTGCATCGAATACCTGCGCGTGTTGCGCGAATCCGGATTTTTCTCCTATGAAGCCGTAGACATCAAAGGCGTGAAAGTCCGCCCGATCGACGTGACGGCGAAATTACTTTTCCCCAAATGGAAATTAAAACCCGGCGAGGAGGAGTTCACCGTGATGCGCATCCGCATTGTGGGCGAGGAGAACGGAAAACCGAAGACCTATCAATATAATTTGCTCGACCGCACCGATAAGGCCACCAACACCTTGTCGATGGCACGCACCACCGGATACACCTGCACGGCAGCATTGAACCTCATTGCCAACGGCACGTTCGATCGCAAGGGCATTTGCCCCCCGGAATATGTGGGCGAGAAGGAAGAGAACTTCCAGTTTGTGGTGAACTACCTGAAGGACCGTGGCGTGCACTACGGCATTCAGCAGCAATAA
- a CDS encoding amino acid permease, whose product MSNSLFRKKSLTSILNDTSGPVDGHSAPELKKILGVRDLTSMGIAAVIGAGIFSTIGQAAFDGGPGVIFLFLITAVTCGFTALCYAEFASRVPVAGSAYTYSYVTFGEITAWVIGWALILEYGIGNVVVSISWSSYFVNLLEGVGMHLPTWLATDPFTAETMYDAAVKAGSPTDGLAWTTAPLFAGYRIICNIPAFVIIILITILAFIGIRESRSSANFMVGLKLVVLAFIVGIGIFYIDTDNWTPFLPNGFTGVLKGVSAVFFAYIGFDAVSTTAEECANPQRDLPRGMIYSLIICTIIYVVVTLVITGMVNYSEFDAVADPLAYVFEHINQGKIGFFISVSAVVAATSVLLVFQIGQPRIWMSMSRDGLMPKRFGNIHPKFQTPGFSTIITGVIVAIPSLFVGSALMTDLTSIGTLFAFAIVCGGVLMLPRREKTNGFNLPYINGQWVVPVLFIIFIYGFRERVMGSVTNLTHEAHQEILFLIFILIAAAITLFSFLRKLSLIPVLGLLCCCYLMIEIPVFSWKVFFGWMAFGLAIYFSYGYWKSKLANKAKA is encoded by the coding sequence ATGTCGAATTCCCTTTTTAGAAAAAAATCTCTAACCTCCATCCTAAACGATACTTCCGGACCCGTTGACGGCCATAGCGCACCGGAATTGAAGAAGATCCTGGGGGTGAGAGACCTCACTTCGATGGGCATTGCGGCGGTCATTGGCGCGGGCATCTTTTCCACCATCGGCCAGGCGGCCTTCGACGGCGGGCCTGGGGTGATCTTCCTCTTCCTCATCACGGCCGTCACCTGCGGGTTCACGGCCCTTTGCTATGCCGAGTTCGCCTCGCGCGTGCCCGTGGCCGGCAGCGCCTACACCTATTCATATGTAACGTTTGGTGAGATCACGGCCTGGGTCATTGGCTGGGCATTGATCTTGGAATATGGCATTGGCAACGTGGTGGTATCCATTTCCTGGAGCAGCTATTTTGTGAACCTGCTGGAAGGCGTGGGAATGCACCTACCCACCTGGCTGGCCACCGATCCGTTCACCGCCGAAACTATGTATGATGCAGCGGTGAAAGCCGGTAGCCCCACCGATGGATTGGCGTGGACTACGGCGCCGTTGTTTGCCGGCTACCGGATCATCTGCAACATCCCCGCGTTTGTGATCATCATCCTCATCACCATCCTCGCGTTTATCGGCATCCGCGAAAGCCGCAGCAGCGCCAATTTTATGGTGGGTCTTAAATTGGTGGTGTTGGCCTTCATCGTCGGCATCGGGATTTTTTATATCGACACAGATAACTGGACACCTTTCCTTCCCAATGGATTTACCGGCGTATTGAAAGGCGTGTCCGCGGTATTCTTTGCTTACATCGGTTTTGATGCCGTGTCGACTACGGCCGAAGAATGTGCCAATCCCCAACGCGATCTGCCGCGGGGCATGATCTACTCGCTCATCATTTGCACGATCATCTACGTGGTGGTGACCCTGGTCATTACCGGCATGGTGAACTACTCGGAATTCGATGCGGTAGCCGATCCGTTGGCTTATGTATTTGAACACATCAACCAAGGCAAGATCGGCTTCTTCATTTCGGTGAGCGCCGTGGTGGCCGCCACCAGCGTGCTCCTGGTTTTCCAAATCGGACAGCCCCGCATCTGGATGAGCATGAGCCGCGACGGGCTGATGCCAAAACGCTTTGGCAATATCCATCCTAAATTTCAAACCCCGGGGTTCTCCACCATCATCACGGGTGTTATTGTAGCGATTCCTTCCCTGTTCGTAGGCAGTGCATTGATGACCGACCTCACCAGCATTGGCACCTTGTTCGCCTTTGCCATTGTGTGTGGCGGCGTTTTGATGTTGCCCCGGCGTGAAAAAACAAATGGATTCAACCTCCCCTACATCAACGGTCAATGGGTGGTGCCTGTACTGTTCATTATTTTTATCTACGGCTTTCGCGAGCGCGTGATGGGCTCGGTGACCAACCTAACCCATGAGGCGCACCAGGAAATCTTGTTCCTTATTTTCATTCTGATCGCTGCCGCGATCACCCTCTTTTCGTTTCTGCGCAAGCTTTCCCTCATCCCCGTGTTGGGGTTGCTGTGCTGCTGCTATCTCATGATCGAGATCCCCGTCTTCAGCTGGAAAGTTTTCTTCGGGTGGATGGCCTTTGGACTGGCGATCTATTTCAGCTACGGCTATTGGAAGAGCAAACTCGCGAACAAAGCGAAGGCCTGA
- a CDS encoding DUF4442 domain-containing protein, with protein MNISKYLERAKRSSFHLWVLNQGLLRMIPFNKPHAFTVTHLEDYRVRISIPYKRKNFNHIRGLHACALATLSEYATGFLLISRLGFDTYRVIMQRLEMEYHYQGKMDAVADFALTPEWIAQNITAPLNGQEAVVVTCEVKIHDLEGKHLTTGRIHWQIKKWASVKTKVVA; from the coding sequence ATGAACATCAGCAAATATCTGGAGCGTGCAAAACGATCTTCGTTTCACCTGTGGGTGCTCAACCAAGGCCTGCTCCGCATGATCCCCTTCAACAAACCCCACGCTTTCACGGTCACGCACCTCGAAGATTATCGCGTGCGGATCAGCATACCGTACAAGCGGAAAAATTTTAATCACATTCGCGGGCTTCATGCCTGCGCGCTGGCCACACTGTCGGAATACGCCACCGGCTTTCTGCTCATTTCACGCCTGGGCTTCGACACCTATCGCGTCATCATGCAGCGCCTGGAGATGGAGTATCACTACCAGGGCAAGATGGATGCGGTGGCCGACTTCGCTTTGACGCCCGAGTGGATCGCCCAGAACATCACCGCCCCTCTCAACGGACAGGAGGCCGTTGTCGTTACCTGCGAAGTAAAAATTCACGATCTGGAGGGAAAACACCTCACCACGGGCAGGATCCACTGGCAAATCAAGAAGTGGGCGAGCGTGAAAACGAAGGTCGTCGCCTAG
- a CDS encoding 3'-5' exonuclease, with product MHLPKEEHPDVSGHQGPKVTITSEEVNQLPLRAFEGKVSVITEPSKLSAMQKEIEKHDVLGFDTETRPSFKRGQTYKVALLQLAIPGKVFLIRLHQTGLPEEIVSIFENTNIIKAGVAIHDDIKALQKLNRFQPISFIELSTMAKASGLQVESVKKLAGLLLGFRISKSAQTSNWEAPTLTEKQIDYAATDAWVCLEIYHHLLRNYFHVKA from the coding sequence ATGCATTTACCGAAAGAAGAGCACCCGGATGTATCGGGTCACCAGGGACCCAAGGTCACCATCACATCGGAGGAGGTTAACCAGCTTCCCTTGCGCGCTTTTGAGGGGAAAGTAAGCGTCATCACCGAGCCCTCCAAGCTTTCAGCCATGCAAAAGGAAATCGAGAAGCATGATGTGCTGGGCTTCGACACCGAAACACGCCCCAGCTTCAAGCGCGGCCAGACCTACAAGGTAGCCCTGCTTCAACTGGCCATCCCAGGCAAGGTCTTCCTCATCCGCCTCCACCAGACCGGCTTGCCCGAAGAGATCGTGTCCATTTTTGAGAACACCAACATCATCAAAGCCGGCGTAGCCATCCACGACGACATCAAGGCCCTGCAAAAACTGAATCGCTTTCAACCCATATCGTTTATAGAACTGTCGACCATGGCCAAGGCTTCGGGCCTGCAGGTGGAAAGTGTAAAAAAACTGGCCGGCTTGCTGCTGGGATTCCGTATCTCCAAGAGCGCGCAAACCTCCAACTGGGAAGCTCCCACGCTCACCGAAAAGCAGATCGACTATGCCGCCACCGACGCCTGGGTGTGCCTGGAAATATATCATCACCTCCTGCGCAACTACTTTCACGTGAAAGCGTAA
- a CDS encoding tetratricopeptide repeat protein: protein MKKPFLLFLLLALAMSLCAQVEVWEQKLKDMPRDTQRVNLLNRLARLHYNTAPERTRYYAERALKLADSLHYTRGLAEAYKNQSLLFRLKGENTRELETLLHALQLFQSLNDSLSIAQTYTDMGAAHHQEGDFKAARDQYMKALDMQRAFRNTEGIALTLRKIGVLETDMKNYAQGLEAFELALKLEREGHNAEGIANLLNNIGVVYYEMGEYGKALQHYESSLALFRETNNLNRLPAAYHNQARVYLAQGNVARALQLASLGLPIAEQTDNRMALLESYQLHTDIYSARHDYEKAFDYLQRSEILKDSLAGARSHIRYAQLKALIETERKEQEIDFLKQERAWTLFRQKIAYAGLALALFIGGIIIYYQRNTIRTKKELLKKNDQVHAARQALLTLELENKKLQEGQLQRDLEFRHKELLTYTLNLVQKNTIMENLREGIHELLSTSDKNSKAKISKLIKVIDYSLETEKDWDEFKMYFEKVHSSFFERLKQQYPDLSQSDLKLCSLISLNLSMKEMAELMGISPESVKMARHRLRKKLNIPTEENLADFVASFKSS from the coding sequence ATGAAGAAGCCCTTTCTTTTGTTCCTGCTGCTGGCCCTGGCCATGTCGCTCTGTGCGCAGGTGGAGGTATGGGAACAAAAGTTGAAGGACATGCCCCGCGACACGCAGCGGGTGAATTTGTTAAACCGCCTGGCCCGGTTGCACTACAACACCGCCCCGGAACGCACCCGCTATTATGCAGAACGCGCCCTGAAGCTGGCCGATTCGCTTCACTATACACGGGGTTTGGCGGAGGCCTATAAAAACCAAAGCCTGCTGTTTCGTTTAAAGGGAGAGAATACGCGCGAGCTGGAAACCTTGCTGCATGCCTTGCAATTGTTCCAATCACTCAACGATTCGCTCAGCATCGCGCAAACCTATACCGACATGGGCGCGGCCCATCACCAGGAAGGGGACTTCAAAGCCGCCCGCGATCAATACATGAAAGCCCTCGACATGCAACGAGCTTTTCGCAACACGGAAGGCATCGCGCTCACGCTTCGCAAGATCGGTGTCCTGGAAACGGACATGAAAAATTATGCCCAGGGTCTGGAAGCGTTCGAGCTTGCCCTGAAACTGGAACGCGAAGGTCACAACGCCGAGGGCATCGCCAATTTGCTCAACAATATTGGTGTTGTCTATTATGAAATGGGCGAATACGGCAAGGCGTTGCAACACTACGAATCGTCGCTGGCGCTGTTTCGCGAGACAAACAACCTGAACCGGTTGCCGGCAGCCTATCACAATCAAGCCCGCGTGTATCTGGCGCAAGGCAACGTAGCACGGGCTTTGCAACTGGCCAGCCTGGGCCTGCCCATCGCCGAGCAAACCGACAACCGCATGGCGTTGCTGGAGTCTTATCAATTGCACACCGACATTTATTCGGCCCGCCATGACTACGAAAAAGCATTCGACTACCTGCAACGCAGCGAAATCTTGAAGGACTCCCTCGCCGGCGCGCGAAGCCATATCCGCTATGCGCAATTGAAAGCGCTCATCGAGACCGAGCGCAAAGAGCAGGAGATCGACTTCCTGAAACAAGAACGCGCCTGGACCCTGTTCCGGCAAAAGATCGCCTATGCGGGCCTGGCGTTGGCGTTATTTATAGGGGGCATCATCATCTATTATCAACGCAACACGATCCGCACCAAAAAAGAGCTGCTCAAGAAAAACGACCAGGTGCATGCCGCGCGACAAGCCTTACTCACGCTGGAACTGGAAAATAAAAAGCTGCAGGAAGGCCAGCTGCAACGTGACCTGGAGTTTCGCCATAAAGAACTGCTCACCTACACGCTCAATCTCGTGCAGAAGAACACCATCATGGAAAATCTTCGAGAGGGCATCCACGAGCTGCTGAGCACCAGCGACAAGAATTCCAAAGCCAAGATCTCCAAACTCATCAAGGTGATCGACTACAGCCTGGAAACGGAGAAGGATTGGGATGAATTCAAGATGTATTTCGAAAAAGTGCATTCTTCTTTTTTCGAACGGCTCAAACAGCAATACCCCGACCTAAGCCAGAGCGACCTGAAACTTTGTTCGCTCATCAGCCTCAACCTGAGCATGAAGGAGATGGCCGAGTTGATGGGCATTTCGCCCGAGAGCGTGAAAATGGCGCGACACCGGTTGCGCAAAAAGCTGAATATTCCCACCGAAGAGAACCTGGCAGATTTTGTGGCTTCGTTTAAAAGTAGTTGA
- the rsgA gene encoding ribosome small subunit-dependent GTPase A produces the protein MMEGLVLRSTGSFYEVLAPDGKIHTCRVRGKIRLEGIKETNPVAVGDRVSVDLEHNIGSITAILERKNHILRQSVKKTGHSHVLAANVDQALLVVTLTFPRTSLGFIDRFLVSAESFRIPQVILFNKKDMLDEEGKQNVQELMELYMGIGVACFSISALHEDQDVLRDILRDKVTLIAGHSGVGKSTLLNKIAPHIKQTVGDVSDFSSKGTHTTTFAEMFPLDEKTYVIDTPGIKEWGLVDMNAQEISDYFPEMREVRLECKFGARCIHVNEPQCAVVDAIRAGKIALSRYENYLSMVMGQDNRR, from the coding sequence ATGATGGAAGGCCTGGTCCTACGCTCCACCGGTTCATTCTACGAGGTGCTTGCCCCCGATGGAAAAATACACACCTGCAGGGTGCGGGGCAAGATCCGGTTGGAGGGCATCAAAGAAACCAACCCCGTGGCTGTGGGCGACCGCGTGTCGGTGGACCTGGAACACAACATCGGCTCCATCACCGCCATTCTCGAACGCAAAAATCACATCCTTCGGCAATCCGTAAAGAAGACGGGACACTCGCACGTGCTGGCGGCCAACGTGGACCAGGCACTGCTGGTCGTGACGTTGACGTTTCCCAGAACATCGCTCGGCTTTATCGACCGCTTCCTGGTGAGCGCCGAATCGTTTCGTATTCCACAAGTGATCTTGTTCAACAAGAAAGACATGCTGGATGAAGAGGGGAAGCAAAACGTGCAGGAACTTATGGAATTGTATATGGGCATTGGTGTCGCCTGTTTTTCGATCTCGGCATTACATGAAGACCAGGACGTGCTCCGGGATATTCTTCGCGATAAAGTGACGTTGATCGCCGGCCACTCCGGCGTGGGGAAGTCAACCTTGCTCAACAAGATCGCCCCGCATATCAAACAAACCGTCGGCGACGTGTCCGACTTTTCATCCAAAGGAACCCACACCACCACGTTTGCCGAAATGTTCCCGCTCGATGAGAAGACGTATGTGATCGATACCCCCGGCATAAAAGAATGGGGTTTGGTGGATATGAATGCCCAGGAGATCTCTGATTATTTCCCGGAGATGCGCGAGGTTCGGCTGGAGTGTAAATTCGGTGCGCGCTGCATCCACGTGAACGAACCGCAATGTGCTGTGGTCGACGCGATACGGGCGGGGAAGATCGCGTTGAGCCGCTATGAAAATTATCTGAGCATGGTGATGGGACAAGATAACCGGAGGTAA
- a CDS encoding glycosyltransferase family 2 protein: protein MERPLVSIVCLCYNHAAYVEEALKSVFDQTYPNVQIIVVDDASTDNSVDVIRRTIAPHPNVQLLALPQNLGNCKAFNQGLRLATGEYIVDFATDDVMLPGRVEKQVQLFSQLDPSYGVIFTDANYIDPRGQVFRQHYDYLFAKKLLTNIPQGDVYRDVLSTYFIASPTMLVRKKVFDELQGYDETLAYEDFDFWVRSARHYKYAFLPDRLTHIRRKHQSLSSGWYRRGDPQLHSTYLVCRKAQHLNRDAGDQQALLKRVRYELRQSVFSENHKEAKLFYDLLAALEPPSKGDRLLLGLMKSKLPLAQLRLFYQRWRY from the coding sequence ATGGAACGGCCATTGGTTTCCATTGTCTGTCTTTGCTACAACCACGCTGCCTATGTGGAAGAAGCCCTGAAGTCGGTCTTCGACCAAACCTACCCGAATGTTCAAATCATTGTTGTAGACGACGCCAGCACCGACAACAGCGTTGACGTGATCCGCCGCACCATCGCCCCACATCCCAACGTCCAACTGCTGGCCCTCCCTCAAAACCTGGGCAACTGCAAAGCCTTCAACCAAGGCCTGCGCCTGGCCACCGGCGAATACATCGTCGATTTTGCCACCGACGATGTGATGCTCCCCGGGCGCGTCGAAAAACAAGTACAACTTTTCTCCCAACTCGATCCGTCCTACGGCGTGATCTTCACCGACGCGAATTATATCGACCCCCGGGGCCAGGTGTTTCGCCAGCACTACGACTATCTTTTCGCCAAAAAATTGCTGACGAATATTCCGCAAGGCGATGTCTATCGCGATGTGCTGAGCACCTATTTCATCGCATCTCCCACGATGCTGGTCCGCAAAAAAGTGTTTGACGAACTGCAGGGCTATGACGAAACACTGGCCTATGAAGATTTTGATTTTTGGGTGCGTTCGGCGCGTCACTATAAATACGCATTCCTCCCCGACCGGCTCACCCACATCCGGCGCAAACACCAGTCGCTTTCTTCGGGATGGTACCGGCGGGGCGATCCGCAATTGCACTCGACCTACCTCGTCTGCCGGAAAGCGCAACACCTGAACCGCGATGCCGGTGACCAACAGGCATTGTTAAAACGGGTACGATACGAGCTGCGGCAATCGGTATTTTCGGAGAACCATAAAGAGGCTAAACTTTTCTACGACCTGCTCGCGGCCCTCGAACCGCCCTCGAAAGGCGACCGGCTCCTGCTGGGGCTGATGAAATCCAAATTACCGCTCGCGCAATTGCGCCTCTTCTATCAACGGTGGCGCTACTAG
- a CDS encoding GNAT family N-acetyltransferase, translating into MGDYIFHNGPLPANIRLDFDESLFNTAPYRLLQSPSGWHSFFVIHAKEKTAVAGIHFYVDENVAQSPLRAPFGSVDCADDLPSQVLFEFLLFVEGEIKKAGVQKVVIKHSPAAYAPRREALLQTFLLNLGYRAANAETGAVIPVDGKFEEHLDPWEKRKLKQALASALQCRQLTPDNLDTLYHFILASRKQKGYSLSMPLEEIRRVAERFPERYLLFGVYQDDQLVAAGISIVVNDRVLYNFYSAHDSAYDHLSPVVFLIEGLYSYCTLYNLTLLDLGTSAVEGKPNFGLLDFKMRLGGIPTPKLTFEKTFS; encoded by the coding sequence TTGGGAGACTACATTTTTCACAACGGACCGCTACCCGCAAACATCCGCCTCGATTTCGACGAATCGTTATTCAACACCGCACCCTACCGGCTGCTGCAATCGCCGTCGGGCTGGCATTCCTTTTTTGTCATCCACGCAAAAGAAAAAACGGCGGTAGCGGGTATTCATTTTTACGTGGATGAAAATGTTGCACAAAGCCCGTTGCGCGCACCCTTTGGTTCGGTGGACTGTGCAGACGATCTGCCCTCCCAAGTTTTATTTGAATTTCTTCTGTTTGTCGAAGGGGAGATCAAGAAAGCAGGCGTTCAAAAGGTGGTGATCAAACATTCGCCCGCCGCCTATGCGCCCCGCCGCGAAGCCCTGCTTCAAACATTCCTCCTAAACCTTGGCTATCGCGCGGCCAACGCAGAGACGGGTGCGGTCATTCCCGTGGATGGAAAATTTGAAGAACACCTCGACCCTTGGGAAAAGCGGAAACTCAAACAAGCCCTGGCCTCCGCCCTGCAATGCCGCCAGTTGACACCCGACAACCTGGACACGCTCTACCACTTCATACTGGCCAGCCGAAAACAAAAAGGCTATTCACTTTCCATGCCCCTGGAAGAGATCCGACGCGTGGCCGAAAGATTCCCCGAACGCTACCTTTTGTTTGGCGTGTACCAGGACGATCAACTCGTAGCAGCAGGAATTTCCATCGTGGTCAACGATCGCGTGTTGTATAATTTCTATTCGGCTCACGACAGCGCCTATGACCATCTCAGCCCGGTGGTATTCCTGATCGAAGGCCTGTATTCGTATTGTACGCTGTACAACCTCACGCTATTGGACCTGGGAACATCAGCTGTGGAAGGCAAGCCCAATTTCGGTTTGCTGGATTTTAAAATGCGGTTGGGTGGCATCCCCACGCCAAAGCTTACCTTCGAGAAAACTTTCTCCTGA